In Thalassotalea fonticola, a single genomic region encodes these proteins:
- a CDS encoding class I SAM-dependent methyltransferase, whose protein sequence is MSFELNRFLWEVIMANDVVIEAWNTVLFKKFSRFKFLFVEGYAAISEQVFKRHPPPTDGKMLDVGCGFGDCTIRIAKLIGADGVSYGVDCATNFIQECQLSAEQERLKNTNFFVADVEVDDLGGPYDEAFARFGTMFFNMPSLALKNIRSSLKPGAKFTQVVWRKREDNPWLHDAELCVKEIVPVVSHEETDAVHCGPGPFSMSGPDMVSDMLQAVGFERVQFERFDSEICIGRSIEEAIQFALELGPCGEIIRLAGEEGQRLKPEVELALTDVIGKFEREDGSVWAPSSAWFITAYNPL, encoded by the coding sequence ATGTCTTTCGAGCTTAATCGATTTTTATGGGAGGTAATAATGGCCAATGATGTGGTGATAGAAGCATGGAATACAGTATTATTTAAAAAATTTAGCCGGTTTAAATTTCTCTTTGTCGAGGGCTATGCAGCTATTAGCGAACAAGTATTTAAACGACACCCACCTCCTACTGACGGAAAAATGTTAGATGTTGGTTGTGGCTTTGGTGATTGTACAATTCGTATTGCGAAGTTAATCGGTGCTGACGGAGTGTCCTATGGGGTTGATTGCGCTACGAACTTTATCCAAGAATGTCAGCTTTCGGCAGAGCAAGAGCGCCTAAAAAATACTAATTTTTTTGTTGCTGATGTAGAAGTAGATGATTTAGGTGGTCCTTATGACGAAGCCTTTGCTCGCTTTGGCACTATGTTTTTTAACATGCCAAGTCTGGCGCTGAAAAATATTCGTTCCTCGTTAAAGCCGGGGGCTAAGTTCACCCAAGTGGTGTGGCGAAAAAGAGAAGACAACCCTTGGCTTCATGATGCTGAGTTGTGCGTTAAGGAAATCGTCCCAGTGGTCTCTCATGAAGAAACCGACGCTGTACATTGCGGCCCAGGCCCATTTTCTATGTCTGGTCCTGATATGGTCAGCGACATGTTGCAAGCGGTTGGCTTTGAGCGAGTTCAGTTTGAACGTTTTGATTCAGAGATATGTATTGGTCGTAGTATTGAAGAAGCTATCCAATTTGCTTTAGAGTTAGGCCCATGTGGTGAAATAATTCGTTTAGCTGGAGAAGAAGGGCAACGACTCAAACCTGAAGTTGAATTAGCTCTTACTGATGTGATTGGTAAATTTGAGCGTGAAGATGGCAGCGTCTGGGCACCGTCGAGCGCATGGTTTATTACTGCATACAATCCTCTATGA
- a CDS encoding sterol desaturase family protein, giving the protein MNSEVILLALSPLFLAFICYEFFAHGGFYEIKDSLANGVLALLHQGTDAIALLLLMPFFYWLHQYRLLEISLTPVSLFIAFLLQDFLYYWFHKASHNIHWFWAAHVVHHSSTKMNFSTAFRQSLMYPVAGMWLFWLPMIIIGFDPRTVFTVVAINLAYQFFVHTQVVDKLGWFEKVFNTPSHHRVHHATNSAYLDKNFAGVLIIWDKLFGTFVAEDKDNPCHYGIIGQINSNNPLTITFHQWQHLIKMVKQKHGFREKITELLSYPSSSVNSEK; this is encoded by the coding sequence ATTGGCGTTAAGCCCATTGTTTTTAGCCTTTATATGCTATGAGTTTTTTGCTCATGGTGGTTTTTATGAAATTAAAGATAGTTTGGCTAATGGCGTCTTGGCATTGTTGCATCAAGGCACTGATGCGATTGCATTATTGTTGCTGATGCCATTCTTTTATTGGTTACATCAATATCGTTTGTTGGAGATAAGTTTAACTCCTGTAAGCTTATTCATTGCCTTTTTACTGCAAGATTTTTTATATTATTGGTTTCATAAAGCCTCACATAATATTCATTGGTTTTGGGCGGCACATGTTGTGCATCACAGCTCAACCAAGATGAACTTTTCAACCGCCTTTAGACAAAGCCTAATGTATCCAGTTGCTGGTATGTGGTTGTTTTGGCTACCAATGATCATCATTGGTTTCGACCCTCGTACCGTATTTACGGTAGTGGCTATTAATTTAGCTTATCAATTCTTTGTCCATACCCAAGTTGTTGATAAATTAGGTTGGTTTGAAAAAGTATTCAACACGCCATCGCATCACCGGGTTCATCATGCAACGAACTCAGCATATCTTGATAAAAATTTTGCCGGTGTGCTTATAATTTGGGATAAATTATTTGGAACATTCGTTGCTGAAGATAAAGACAACCCTTGTCACTACGGTATCATTGGCCAAATAAATAGTAATAATCCGTTAACGATCACTTTTCATCAGTGGCAGCATTTAATAAAAATGGTGAAGCAGAAGCATGGATTTAGGGAAAAAATAACGGAGTTACTGTCTTACCCTAGCAGTTCGGTTAACAGCGAAAAATGA